CCACCGCCGCGTTGAAGGAGAGGCACAGGGCACGCAGTTGCTGAGGTGTCATGGCGTCACTCCCGTCGGCCCGGTCATTCCGCTTCCGCCTCTTCCTGCCGCTCGGCCTCCGGTCCGGCCGGGACGACGGGCTCCACCAGCACCGTGACGATCTTGTTCCGGCGGCCGGCCGCCGCCTCCGCCGTCAGCCGCAGCCCGCGCCCGTCCGGCAGGTCGACCACGCTCGACGCGCCGGCGATGGGCACCCGGCCCAGGGCCTTGGCGAGCAGCCCTCCGACGGTCTCCACGTCCTCGTCGTCGTACTCGTCGAGGCCGTACAGCTCGCCGAGGTCGGTGATGTCGAGGCGGGCCGTGACCCGGTGGCGGTCGTCTCCGAGTTCCTCCACGGGCGGGAGCTCCCGGTCGTACTCGTCGGTGATCTCGCCGACGATCTCCTCCAGGATGTCCTCGATGGTCACGATGCCGGCCGTGCCGCCGTACTCGTCGATGACGACGGCGACGTGGTTGCGGTCCTGCTGCATCTCCCTGAGCAGGTCACCGGCGTTCTTGGTGTCGGGCACGAACGCGGCGGGCCGCATCGCCGTCGACACCAGCTCGCCCTCGGCGTCCCGGTTGATGTGCGTCTTGCGGACCAGGTCCTTCAGATACACGATGCCGACGATGTCGTCCTCGTTCTCCCCGGTCACGGGTATGCGGGAGAAGCCGGACCGCAGGGCGAGGGTGAGGGCCTGGCGGATGGTCTTGTACCGCTCGATGACGACGAGGTCGGTCCGCGGGACCATGACCTCGCGCACGAGGGTGTCGCCGAGCTCGAAGACGGAGTGCACCATGCGGCGCTCGTCGTCCTCGATCAGGGACTCCTTCTCGGCGAGGTCCACCAGCGCGCGCAGTTCCGCCTCGGAGGCGAAGGGGCCCCGGCGGAAGCCCTTGCCGGGGGTGAGCGCGTTGCCGATGAGGATCAGCAGCGAGGGGATCGGGCCCATGATCCGCGCCAGCGGGAGGAGCACGTACGCGGCCGCCGTGGCGGTGTTCAGCGGATGCTGGCGGCCGATGGTGCGCGGGGAGACGCCGACGGCGACGTACGAGACGAGGACCATCACGCCG
Above is a genomic segment from Streptomyces asoensis containing:
- a CDS encoding hemolysin family protein, with amino-acid sequence MSPTLVAGAIALVVVAWLAACAEAGLARVSSFRAEEAVRSGRRGSAKLAQIAADPTRYLNVALLVRVACEMAAAALVTYACLQEIDGTTGALFAAIGVMVLVSYVAVGVSPRTIGRQHPLNTATAAAYVLLPLARIMGPIPSLLILIGNALTPGKGFRRGPFASEAELRALVDLAEKESLIEDDERRMVHSVFELGDTLVREVMVPRTDLVVIERYKTIRQALTLALRSGFSRIPVTGENEDDIVGIVYLKDLVRKTHINRDAEGELVSTAMRPAAFVPDTKNAGDLLREMQQDRNHVAVVIDEYGGTAGIVTIEDILEEIVGEITDEYDRELPPVEELGDDRHRVTARLDITDLGELYGLDEYDDEDVETVGGLLAKALGRVPIAGASSVVDLPDGRGLRLTAEAAAGRRNKIVTVLVEPVVPAGPEAERQEEAEAE